AATTGTATTTAATTTACTTCTTTCCCATTTGTTATTATAACCTTTAAATCTAACTCTAGGATATCCGCTCTCATCAGCAAACATATTCTGCAACAAATACTGTTTCAGGAGTTCTAACTTCTCGATTTTTTGTTGCTCAAGAGTAATAATTCTATCTAAAGAATAGAAAAGTTTAGAGATTTTAGATTGTTCAAATGTATTTGGGACTTTTACAGAAATTGAATATATTGTTTGCTTTGATAAACTGGGAACACCCGAGGCTTCATTATACTTTTTCCAATTAATGGTCTTAAATAGATAGTAAAAAAACATTATATTATTTTGTTGCTGTGTTGTTATATAGAATAAAGTATCTACTGTCCAAAATGGAGCTTTTAAATAAATTGGATTATCTATAGTTCCTTTTCTGCCCAAACCTACAGCATCTATATCGGATAAACTCTTATTTACCGATAACATGTAACCACCTGTACCATATACTGGAATGTGTCCTTCAGAAAGATTTTTATAATCTTTTCCAGAATTAATTACTGTTAGTTCATGTAACTTATCCTGAATCCAAAAATCTCTAT
This genomic window from Aerococcus sp. Group 1 contains:
- a CDS encoding restriction endonuclease subunit S — protein: MQDKLHELTVINSGKDYKNLSEGHIPVYGTGGYMLSVNKSLSDIDAVGLGRKGTIDNPIYLKAPFWTVDTLFYITTQQQNNIMFFYYLFKTINWKKYNEASGVPSLSKQTIYSISVKVPNTFEQSKISKLFYSLDRIITLEQQKIEKLELLKQYLLQNMFADESGYPRVRFKGYNNKWERSKLNTISDSYSGLSGKTKEDFGKGEARYIEYKNVFDNPVAKLDGTDAIDIDYKQNEVKKGDFLFTTSSETPEEVGMSSLWDYDLNNIYLNSFCFGVRIKEKIDSYYLAYYFRSPEFRSRVMKLAQGISRYNISKNKFCELKISVPSYEEGVRIGRLLKSTTDLIDLEENKLKEFKLIKSKLLQSLFI